In the genome of Nitrospirae bacterium YQR-1, the window TGGTTTTATCTGTTTTGCTGCATTGATGCTGCTTTGCCCGGATATGTATCTCAGGGTCACTCCGGCCTCTGAATTTGATGGAATTTCCAATAAGGTTTTGCAGCAATTGTATCATCTGGGTCCTGTCGCCAACTATTGTTGGAAGCATATCATTATAGATTTTGGCATTACTTTCCTCTATTACAGGTTCCAGGTTGGAAATAACTGTTTTTAACACTTTGTTCATACTGACTGATATAAATTTTTTACCCTGAGTTGTTATCCGTGAAAATGACAAAAGATCGGTAATGAGTGTGCGCATTCTATGGACACCATTCAATATATAGTTTATATATTTTTGAGCGTTATCATCCAATGAATCTGCATATTTTTTGGACAGCATTTGTGCATAGTTTGTAGTCATCCTCAGTGGTTCCAAAAGGTCATGTGAGGCTACGTAGGCATATTGTTCAAGTTCCTGATTGGAACGAACCAGCTCCTCTGAACGTTCTATAAGTTCATGTTCAGCTCTCTTACGTGCTGTTATATCTCTGCCTATTGAAATGAAGCTTGTTAAAGAACCATGCTCGTTTGTTATAGGCGTTATAGTCTTATCTTCATAAAACAGCGAACCGTCCTTCCTTTTGTTAATAAATGTATATTGGAAAACCTCTTTGTTTAAAATAGTTGACCATAAGGTTTCATAAAACTTTTGGTCATATTTGCCGGACTTCAATAGAGCTGGTTTTTTTCCAAGAACCTCGGATTTTGTAAAACCTGTAATTACCTCAAATGCAGGATTAATATATTCTATTATTCCTTCTGTGTTGGTTATAACTATCATGTCTGCAGATTGCTCTACAGCTTTATAGAGCTTTTTTAATTCATCTTGGCTCTCAAGCAGATTATCAAACAACAGATTATACGGGTTAACCAACCCCATCTCTATTATTGCTTTCAGGATTAAATATGAAGCTAATATTTTTAAAAAATGGCCTGTAAAATTAAATATATCGAATACTGATAAATAAATCGTAAATATTAATTCCGAACATATCGTCAACACTATTGATACACATATCAACCTATATACTCCGTGGATGAAAGAGCTCCGTCTTGCCCTTAACATCAGAGCTGTAATTAACAATAACAACGAAATGAAATATTCACTTACTTTCTTAAAAATTGTTAATCCGGACTGTTCCAGATAGCAAACAGGAAATACCTGCCATTCAAAAATGGATAGTAAAATTAATGAGGTAATTGTACTTAACAATATAAACAGGTAGTTCTCATTGAGTTTTCTGTCAATGAAGAAAATCGCTGAAAAAAGGGATATACTTTGAATATACCTGGCGGATATCCAAAGCTGAGTTGGAAGATTTGTACTGTGTTCAGGGAAAACATTAATACCTTTATAAGTCAATGTGTGAAATAAGTCAACAAAACCGGTAAAAAAATAAGTTATTCCGATAAATAGAAAAAAACCATTCTTAAACATATGTTTTGAGTGCCATGTAAAGATAAAGATACTGAAAGCTACGACAATACTAAATAGCTCAGCCATGCTGTGAAAGAGAAGATAATTATAAAGACTGCAAACGTATAAACCGGTAAATAGCAACATCCAGCACAGTAGTGATTTACTTAAAGCCTGATTTCTATGCATTAAAGAGACCACCGTCTTTTCTTTTTTTAAATTACTGAATCGTTGCTGAAAAGAGTAAAGTGGAAACTTGTCCCTTTGCCGTATTCCGACTCAACCCATATACGTCCACCGTGTCTTTCCACAATCTTTTTGCATATCGCCAGACCAATGCCTGTCCCTGCATACTCTCCGCGGCCATGTAGCCTGTGAAACATCATAAATATCTTGTCGTAATCTATGACCTTAATCCCAATCCCATTGTCTGTGACTGAAAAGTGCCACCCATTACACTGTCCGGTGGCAAAACCTCTTATTGACTCATCTGTTATTGTTTTTACCGATATGTGTATCATCGGCTGCTCATTACCCCTGAATTTTATCGCATTTCCTATAAGATTTTGAAATAACTGTACCATGTGTGTTTCATCCGCCATGACAACCGGTAATATGTCATATGTTATCAGACTCTGAGTTTCATCTATAGTTCTTTGGAGATTGGATAGCACTATGTTAAGAGTTTTTGATAAATCCACCGGTTCAATTACTTTCTGATTTGTACCTACACGTGAGTAAGCCAGAAGGTCGTTGATTAACTTCTGCATCCTCTGCGTGCCGTCAACAATATAGCCGATAAATTTGTCTGCTTTTTCGTCCAACACTCCCTGATAACGTTTTTGTAAAAGCTCGGTAAAACTAGTAACTTTTCTGAGAGGCTCCTGAAGATCATGGGATGCCAAGTATGCAAAATGCTCCAATTCTTCATTTGAACGAGTAAGCTCTATAGTCTGTAATTTTAACATCTTCTCCATTTTTCTGCGAAATCCTACCTCGACCTCCAGTTGGGAGTTTAGCTCTTTCAGCTCTGAAGTTCGCATCTGTACCATTTCCATAAGATGGTCACGGTAGGCTTTTAATTCGTCCTCGGTTTTCTTTTTTTCAGTTACATCATTAAACATACATATACATCCCGTTAAAACTCCATTGCTGTCCCTGATTCCAAACATATTACCTTCAATTATTTTTTTAGCTTCAGTCTTTATGATACAGTACTCAAAACTATATCCCTGCCCTTTAATAATTTTTCCCAATCCATCTTTGAGGTTTAAAACATCAAGTTTCAGCATATCTACAACATCCTGTAAGCTTTTACCTGTAACATCATCAGATTTGAGTTCAAAGAGTTTTTCGGCCATTGGATTAAAATATTTAATAATAAAATCAATATCTGTCGCAACTATTGCCATATTCAATGAATAGCGCAGTATATTATCCAGATAAACTGTTTTTTCTTTAAGTGCTTCTTCCGCAAGCTTTCTTTGTGTTACATCTCTGAAAAAGCCGGCTATCAGCAGATTATCTCCAAGTTTTATTACATTTGCTCTGATATCCACGGGAATTTCCTTGCCGTCTTTATTAACAACTACAAGGTACTCATTAGTGGATTTTCCTTTTAAGATGCTCTCTTTAAAAAGCTTTTCGTATCTCTCCGCCTCTCTCAGAGGATGGAGCAACTTCTGATGTATCCCGATAATTTGTTCCCGTGGAATCCCGAGCATTTTTTCAGCCATCATATTGGTCTCTGTGATTAATCCGGTTGCGGCGTCAGCTATAAAAATTGCGTCGTCTGTGGTTTCGATTATCTTTTTATATTTTTCCTCAGATTGGCTCAACATAGATGCCATGTATTGAAGTTTTTGTTTTTGTTTGTTTAACTCTATAAAAACGTTTACCTTACTTATCAGGATTTCAGGTTCCACCGGCTTATATAAAAAATCAACTGCTCCAATTTTGTAACCTTTAAATGTATGTTTTTTATCCTCCTGTGATGCTGTTATGAAAATAATAGGAATATTTCGGGTTTGCTTGTTGCCCTTCATTAGCCCTGCTACTTCATAACCGTCCATTTCAGGCATCATTACATCTAAGAGAACTATCGCAACGTCGTGCTCAAGTAGCACTGACAAAGCGTTTTTCCCTGAGTCGGCTTTGAAAATATTAAGGTCCAGCTCCTCAAGCAATGACTCCAGAGCGACCAAATTTGCCGGATGGTCATCTACTATGAGAATATTTTGTTTAGTGTTTATGTCACTGTATCTATTCATCTTTATAGAACTGCCGTTTTTGAAAATTATCCTCCATTAGTTCCTAATCATATTAACTTTTCTTATTGCTTGTCAACATTAGACTATTATTCAATCGCTATAATTATTGAAACATTTCCATAGATACATTAATGCAGGCGCGTGCCTGAAACGGAGTCTTGTTTTAAACTTAAAAATTTTTATAAGTTTTAGTTATTGATATTTTTTCAGCTTATATGATAAACTTAGCTTAGCGAGGTTTAAAGTTATAATGAATTCAAAACAGATAGAGGTACTCCTGATAGAAGACGACCCTGGCGATATAGACCTTATGGTAGAGGGACTGCAAGGTTCTAAAGTCCTCGTAAATCTAGGCGTTGTAGGGGATGGCGAGCAAGCTATGTCTTATCTGAGAAAAGAAGGAAAATATTGCAAAATTGCCACGCCGGATTTGATCCTTTTAGACCTGAACCTGCCTAAAAAAGATGGCAGGGAAGTCCTTAAAGAAATCAAGACGGACGACAGCCTAAAGCACATACCCGTTATAGTAATTACCACATCCGATGCAGAACAGGATATTGTAAAATCCTATAACCTTGGAGCAAATTCTTACGTAACCAAACCGGTAGGATTTGAGGAGTTCATAAAAGTAGTAAATACAATAGAGGAGTTTTGGTTTACAATTGTAAAGCTCCCGCCAAAATGATTGTAAGTTTCAAGTTTTTATAAAGGATAAAAAAATGGATATTAAACTGGTGTAGCAAAGTCGAATGAATAGCCAAAAAGTTATAAAACTATTGATTATTGAGGATGACTCCGGCGAAATAGCCCTGATAGAAGAGCTTCTCAAGGATGAAGCAAATGTGAAGCTGAAGATAGAAAAAACGCAAAGTTTGTCCTCGGCTTTCGGCAGGCTGCCACAAGGTAATATTGATGTTGTGATTTTAGATTTGATGCTGCCCGACAGCAAGGGACTGGATACGTTTACCGCCATTTACGCTTTAATACCAGAAGTCCCGATAGTTGTCCTTTCAGGAATGGACGATGACAAGTTTGCAACCCAGGCAGTCTCTATGGGTGCGCAAGACTACCTGGTGAAGGGTACATTTAACGGCCATTTGCTTTTAAGGTCTTTGTTGTATGCCATAGAGAGAAACAGATTGCAGTTAGAACTGGCTAAAATGCGCCATGAAGCCAGCCATCGACAGGAGATGATTTCTCTGGATCGCCTCTCAGGCTCTCCTAAAGCCTCTATTACTTCTCAAATGCTTGGGAAGTCGTCATTACGAGACGGAAACAGACAAATATTCGATGATTTTGTAAACAAATATTGTGACATCACAGAATCTGCTTTGCAACAAAGAATATACAAGACCGAGGCCGGCATTGCGGAGCCATTGCTTGCTATGGCCGAACAGCTTGGTTTCATGAAGTCCGGGCCCAGGGATGTAGTTGAAATTCATTCCGAGGCGCTAAAGTTGAAATTAAACGGGATGAATATGGCTAAAGCTCAGTTATGTATGGAAGAGAGCCGTTTTATTCTTTTAGAGTTGATGGGAAATTTAGCTTCATATTACCGTAATTATTTTATATTATTCAGAAAAAATCTGGATTTATGAAAATATATTATAATAATAGTTATGGAAAAATATAAATGGAGGACTGTGTATGGGCAACTATATATTGAAGCTTTATATAACGGGTAAGACCCCTAAGTCAGAACGGGCTATTACCAATTTAAAAAACCTGTGTGAGGTTGAGCTTCAAAACCAATATGAGATGGTTATAATAGACGTATTGGAAAGGCCGCAATTAGCAGAAGATGAAAAAATCCTTGCTACTCCGACTTTAATAAAAGAACTTCCCCCTCCTCTAAGAAGAATTATCGGGGATTTGTCTGATACTGAAAAAGTCCTTTTAGGGCTTGATTTACAACCATATGTGAAGCACAAGCAGTAGGAGAGGGAAAGAAATGGAATTGAAAACTATAGATACAGTGGTAATAAAAACAGAGTCACACATTCCAGGTTTTGATTGGATATCAAACGGCGGATTTCCTAAAAATCGCTCAACGCTTCTATCTGGTACGGCAGGAAGTGCTAAAACGGTTTTTGTTACACAGTTTTTGGTGGAAGGAATAAAACAGCATGGAGAAAAAGGGGTTTTTGTCACCTTTGAGGAATCCCCCGAGGAAATAAGAAGAAATATGAAGAGTTTCGGCTGGGATATAAGACAATATGAGGCGGAGGGGAAATGGACATTTGTTGATGCCTCGCCACAGCCTGAGACCGAGGTCGTAGAGGCCGGCGTCTATGACATGGGAGGGCTTTTAGCCCGCATAGAACATGCGATTCAGAAAGTAGGCGCAACCAGAGTTTCTCTGGATTCATTAGGTGCATTTTTCAGTCAGTTTTCAGACAGGGCTACAGTGCGCAGAGAGATTTTCCGTATAACCTATGCTCTTAAAAAGATGAATGTTACTAGCATTATAACGGCGGAGCGCACCGAGGAGCATGGAATAATTGCACGGTTTGGCGTGGAGGAGTTTGTCGCTGACAATGTGGTAGTGCTGAGAAACTCACTGGAAGGCGAAAAGAGACGCCGCACTATAGAGATACTGAAGTTCAGGGGGACTGACCACCAGAAAGGGGAATATCCTTTTACGATTATCCCTGGCGAGGGTATAATTATCATACCACTTTCGGCAATAGAGCTTAAACAGAAATCATCCGACGTGAGAATCACCTCGGGCAGCTCTGAACTTGACAAAATGTGTTCCGGCGGTTTCTATAGAGATTCTATAATTTTAGTTTCAGGAGCAACCGGAACCGGTAAAACGCTGATGGTAACGCATTTTATGGCAGGTGGCGCTAAAAATAACGAAAAATGCCTCATTTTTGCCTTTGAAGAGAGCCGAGAGCAGCTCTTTAGAAACGCCATAGGTTGGGGAGTGGACTATGAGCAAATGGAAAAGGATGGAAGGCTAAAGGTAGTTTGCGAGTACCCGGAGACCTCATCACTGGAAGATCATCTGATAAAAATGAAAAAAATTATTGATAGCTATAAACCTAACCGCATAGCAGTGGACAGCTTATCGGCGCTTGAGAGGGTATCAACTATAAGAAGTTTCAGAGAGTTTGTAATCAGCGTAACATCATTTATAAAGCATCAGGAAGTGGCCGGATTTTTTACATCCACAACGCCTACTCTTTTAGGCGGCACCTCTATTACTGAAACCCATATTTCTACAATTACAGATACGATAATACTTTTGCGTTATGTTGAACTCTACGGAGAGACCAGACGTGGGATTACAGTTTTAAAAATGCGAGGCTCCACTCACGACAAAGAAATTCGTGAATTTCAGATAGACAGCGATGGAATGCACATAGGCAACCCATTTAGAAACGTTGTGGGGATTCTAACCGGCAATCCCATACAGATTGCATCTTCCGAGGTACACCGCACGGCTGAATTATTTAAGGATATTTGATTTCCTGAAAATGCAAATGTCTCATGAAAAAGTTATAAAAGTTTTGCTCGTAGAGGATGACGACCAGGATATTGATTATTTAAAAGAATCACTCTCTGAGTTTAATATCTGCACCTTTGAACTCAGTTATGCAAAAAGCCTGAGAACAGCAAGAGACCAGCTACATGAGTCATCTTTTGATGTTATTTTACTGGATTTGTTTCTACCGGATAGCACTGGAATAGAAACATTTGAAAAGTTGCGTTTAACAGCTAAAAAAAAACCAATAATAATACTTTCGACTTTAGATGACGAAAACCTGGCGATAAGAGCTGTAAAGCAGGGTGCTCAGGATTATATTTTCAAATGGAAAATCAATGAAAAGGTATTAGCCCGCACTCTTTGTTATTCTATTGAACGTAACCGGCTGCTTGTGGAGATCGAACAGTCCGGAGAGAACAGATTTTTTAAAATAATAGAGAGGAATGCAGATGCAATAGTGATCGTAG includes:
- a CDS encoding ATP-binding protein, producing the protein MHRNQALSKSLLCWMLLFTGLYVCSLYNYLLFHSMAELFSIVVAFSIFIFTWHSKHMFKNGFFLFIGITYFFTGFVDLFHTLTYKGINVFPEHSTNLPTQLWISARYIQSISLFSAIFFIDRKLNENYLFILLSTITSLILLSIFEWQVFPVCYLEQSGLTIFKKVSEYFISLLLLITALMLRARRSSFIHGVYRLICVSIVLTICSELIFTIYLSVFDIFNFTGHFLKILASYLILKAIIEMGLVNPYNLLFDNLLESQDELKKLYKAVEQSADMIVITNTEGIIEYINPAFEVITGFTKSEVLGKKPALLKSGKYDQKFYETLWSTILNKEVFQYTFINKRKDGSLFYEDKTITPITNEHGSLTSFISIGRDITARKRAEHELIERSEELVRSNQELEQYAYVASHDLLEPLRMTTNYAQMLSKKYADSLDDNAQKYINYILNGVHRMRTLITDLLSFSRITTQGKKFISVSMNKVLKTVISNLEPVIEESNAKIYNDMLPTIVGDRTQMIQLLQNLIGNSIKFRGRSDPEIHIRAKQHQCSKTDKTTIDNMFNQTQRTAWLFCVSDNGIGIEPQHIERIFNMFERLHSRDKYDGTGIGLPICKKIVERHGGNIWAESECGKGTSFYFILFS
- a CDS encoding PAS domain S-box protein — its product is MNRYSDINTKQNILIVDDHPANLVALESLLEELDLNIFKADSGKNALSVLLEHDVAIVLLDVMMPEMDGYEVAGLMKGNKQTRNIPIIFITASQEDKKHTFKGYKIGAVDFLYKPVEPEILISKVNVFIELNKQKQKLQYMASMLSQSEEKYKKIIETTDDAIFIADAATGLITETNMMAEKMLGIPREQIIGIHQKLLHPLREAERYEKLFKESILKGKSTNEYLVVVNKDGKEIPVDIRANVIKLGDNLLIAGFFRDVTQRKLAEEALKEKTVYLDNILRYSLNMAIVATDIDFIIKYFNPMAEKLFELKSDDVTGKSLQDVVDMLKLDVLNLKDGLGKIIKGQGYSFEYCIIKTEAKKIIEGNMFGIRDSNGVLTGCICMFNDVTEKKKTEDELKAYRDHLMEMVQMRTSELKELNSQLEVEVGFRRKMEKMLKLQTIELTRSNEELEHFAYLASHDLQEPLRKVTSFTELLQKRYQGVLDEKADKFIGYIVDGTQRMQKLINDLLAYSRVGTNQKVIEPVDLSKTLNIVLSNLQRTIDETQSLITYDILPVVMADETHMVQLFQNLIGNAIKFRGNEQPMIHISVKTITDESIRGFATGQCNGWHFSVTDNGIGIKVIDYDKIFMMFHRLHGRGEYAGTGIGLAICKKIVERHGGRIWVESEYGKGTSFHFTLFSNDSVI
- a CDS encoding response regulator, producing MNSKQIEVLLIEDDPGDIDLMVEGLQGSKVLVNLGVVGDGEQAMSYLRKEGKYCKIATPDLILLDLNLPKKDGREVLKEIKTDDSLKHIPVIVITTSDAEQDIVKSYNLGANSYVTKPVGFEEFIKVVNTIEEFWFTIVKLPPK
- a CDS encoding response regulator, with the translated sequence MNSQKVIKLLIIEDDSGEIALIEELLKDEANVKLKIEKTQSLSSAFGRLPQGNIDVVILDLMLPDSKGLDTFTAIYALIPEVPIVVLSGMDDDKFATQAVSMGAQDYLVKGTFNGHLLLRSLLYAIERNRLQLELAKMRHEASHRQEMISLDRLSGSPKASITSQMLGKSSLRDGNRQIFDDFVNKYCDITESALQQRIYKTEAGIAEPLLAMAEQLGFMKSGPRDVVEIHSEALKLKLNGMNMAKAQLCMEESRFILLELMGNLASYYRNYFILFRKNLDL
- the kaiB gene encoding circadian clock protein KaiB, with translation MGNYILKLYITGKTPKSERAITNLKNLCEVELQNQYEMVIIDVLERPQLAEDEKILATPTLIKELPPPLRRIIGDLSDTEKVLLGLDLQPYVKHKQ
- the kaiC gene encoding circadian clock protein KaiC; this translates as MELKTIDTVVIKTESHIPGFDWISNGGFPKNRSTLLSGTAGSAKTVFVTQFLVEGIKQHGEKGVFVTFEESPEEIRRNMKSFGWDIRQYEAEGKWTFVDASPQPETEVVEAGVYDMGGLLARIEHAIQKVGATRVSLDSLGAFFSQFSDRATVRREIFRITYALKKMNVTSIITAERTEEHGIIARFGVEEFVADNVVVLRNSLEGEKRRRTIEILKFRGTDHQKGEYPFTIIPGEGIIIIPLSAIELKQKSSDVRITSGSSELDKMCSGGFYRDSIILVSGATGTGKTLMVTHFMAGGAKNNEKCLIFAFEESREQLFRNAIGWGVDYEQMEKDGRLKVVCEYPETSSLEDHLIKMKKIIDSYKPNRIAVDSLSALERVSTIRSFREFVISVTSFIKHQEVAGFFTSTTPTLLGGTSITETHISTITDTIILLRYVELYGETRRGITVLKMRGSTHDKEIREFQIDSDGMHIGNPFRNVVGILTGNPIQIASSEVHRTAELFKDI